A region of Numenius arquata chromosome 25, bNumArq3.hap1.1, whole genome shotgun sequence DNA encodes the following proteins:
- the AMH gene encoding muellerian-inhibiting factor — protein MRAALGVLLPCLVLSLPSAALPRKGSAGERVPPIHPLELGLEGEERKRENVSLQERVRPSSAARSRMTVATRLFSKPDPGARCFPGMADDGGISWAGSSLHPWPLGGLEGPVCRVKMDQDGLTPRHLEVVGVLTHYESTFIKLLRQGTGWEESSLETFGLCPAGEAGAALHPLKRIHAHVVEPGQDRFLVLHLQEVRWEAQAKLWFQLVFQAEVGRSLGELQVALLLFYLGKREGPGAGHREELLATGTGLTREQSLCLARDTQYLVLGATVASVTRTSEELSFQASLAIRRRGEGGVPLSPTETQQLLFGSDDKCFTRMTPVLLLLAKSRQEEEEEMALAPSSYLSADGVVDMAPYPQLSPPQAGTEELLSPTAPSQANTSAPAPGGSSQFLGILTQFIRQVLSPSSEPPPQPSSHHWLDFQVMETLPHQLLNLSEEAALERLVQSEEPSVLLFPQDSGAVLEQHLGDWQPEGTVLQLLMGKLQAVIQELRDIPAFQANTGLFQHLLSFCYYQPGPAEAQAVGRPPGSGKVHALLLLKALQTVRARWQERRKVLRQNRSARHQAHCRLQELTIDLHDRKFIVMPTVYAANNCEGPCKLPLSTRVPSFYSHTVLLLGMQERGSPLQRAPCCVPVRYSDQLIISLSTEGLEVRKFPNMVAEECGCR, from the exons ATGAGGGCTGCTCTCGGGGTGCTCTTGCCCTGCTTGGTGCTGTCGCTCCCCTCCGCAGCACTTCCCAGGAAGGGGAGTGCGGGGGAAAGAGTCCCCCCAATCCACCCCCTGGAGCTGGGACttgaaggagaggagagaaagagagaaaatgtgagtTTACAGGAAAGAGTGAGACCCAGCTCAGCAGCGAGATCGAGGATGACTGTGGCTACTCGCCTCTTTTCAAAGCCTGACCCAGGAGCAAGATGCTTCCCGGGGATGGCTGACGATGGGGGCATCAGCTGGGCCGGCTCCAGCCTGCACCCGTGGCCactgggggggctggaagggcccGTGTGCAGGGTGAAGATGGACCAGGATGGGCTGACCCCAAGGCACCTGGAAGTTGTGGGGGTTCTCACCCACTATGAAAGCACCTTCATCAAGCTGTTGAGACAAGGCACCGGCTGGGAGGAGAGCTCTCTGGAGACCTTCGGGCTCTGCCCGGCTGGGGAGGCGggtgctgctctccatcccctgaAGCGCATCCATGCGCACGTGGTGGAGCCGGGGCAGGATCGGTTCCTCGTGCTGCATCTGCAGGAAG TGAGGTGGGAGGCCCAGGCGAAGCTGTGGTTCCAGCTGGTTTTCCAGGCGGAGGTTGGCCGGTCACTGGGAGAGCTGCAGGTCGCTCTGCTGCTCTTCTACCTGGGCAAGCGagaggggccgggggccgggcacCGGGAGGAGCTGCTGGCCACGGGCACGGGGCTAACACGGGAGCAG AGCCTctgcctggccagggacacccagTACCTGGTCCTGGGAGCCACCGTAGCATCTGTCACCCGCACCAGCGAGGAGCTCAGCTTCCAGGCTTCCCTGGCCATCAGGCGTCGCGGGGAGGGAG gtgtccccttgtcccccacgGAGACCCAGCAGCTCCTTTTTGGCTCTGATGACAAGTGCTTCACCAGGATGAcccctgtgctgctcctgctggccaagtcacggcaggaggaggaggaggagatggcttTGGCCCCTTCTTCCTACCTCTCTGCTGACGGGGTGGTGGACATGGCTCCGTACCCACAGCTCAG CCCACCCCAGGCCGGGACCGAGGAGCTGCTGTCCCCCACAGCCCCGAGCCAAGCCAACACTTCGGCCCCGGCGCCCGGTGGCAGCAGCCAGTTCCTGGGCATCCTCACCCAGTTCATCCGCCAGGTCCTGAGCCCCTCCAGCGAgccgcccccccagcccagctcccaccacTGGCTGGACTTCCAGGTGATGGAGAccctccctcaccagctgctCAACCTGTCGGAGGAAGCGGCGCTGGAGCGGCTGGTGCAGTCGGAGGAGCCCTCGGTGCTGCTTTTCCCCCAGGACAGCGGAGCCGTGCTGGAGCAGCACTTGGGGGACTGGCAGCCGGAGGGGACCGTGCTGCAGCTGCTGATGGGCAAGCTGCAGGCGGTGATCCAGGAGTTGAGGGACATCCCAGCTTTCCAAGCCAACACGGGGCTTTTCCAGCATCTCCTGAGCTTCTGCTACTACCAGCCGGGGCCGGCTGAGGCTCAAGCCGTCGGGCGGCCGCCCGGCTCGGGGAAGGTCCacgcgctgctgctgctgaaggcgCTGCAGACGGTGCGGGCGCGTTGGCAGGAGCGGCGGAAGGTCCTGCGGCAGAACCGCAGCGCCCGGCACCAGGCCCACTGCCGCCTGCAGGAGCTGACCATCGACCTGCACGACCGCAAGTTCATCGTCATGCCCACCGTCTACGCCGCCAACAACTGCGAGGGTCCCTGCAAGCTGCCCCTCTCCACCCGCGTCCCCAGCTTCTACTCGCAcacggtgctgctgctgggcatgCAGGAGCGGGGCTCGCCCCTCCAGCGGGCTCCCTGCTGCGTGCCCGTCCGCTACTCGGACCAGCTCATCATCAGCCTCTCCACAGAGGGGCTGGAGGTCCGCAAGTTCCCCAACATGGTGGCAGAGGAGTGCGGCTGTCGGTAG
- the JSRP1 gene encoding junctional sarcoplasmic reticulum protein 1, which produces MAAGPSEVLEKDLGCPEATEELPRQAGSAQRRPRKDGRKDTDTAVSSDGESGRAHGLEEARTRLGVSEQDPDEPELSMPEPAPLGGDKKAAEKKRVEKVGAKGSTSSPPVPKSLPVQRKVEPPSLDPAEEPLLWEGLTLNKCILVASVVALLSVTFQVLQAPCSREGISRGRQDPPPPPLHEVVSTKEEVQEVVTAQPPQLESSMVEADDGDDDGGDDGEDDDEADSNLAEPWIFKKWFGRSAPKHKDEDEDENEDEDDDKEPVDVPEVPPVVMEVKKSREKKLEKKEEKVEKEEKAREGRAAQAERSSRREARAKDRPQGEKPSRAPRAPREPEQQPQRKRGREGKESRRERDEPRKEGWKGRPGRTDGGRESPKRDWRQQKGKKPWEPVASPGKEGTTRSREGKRRD; this is translated from the exons ATGGCAGCAGGTCCCAGTGAGGTGTTGGAGAAAGACTTGGGATGCCCCGAGGCCACCGAGGAGCTGCCCAGGCAGGCGGGGAGCGCTCAGAGGCGGCCGAGGAAGGACGGGAGAAAAG ATACTGACACAGCGGTGAGCAGCGACGGGGAGAGCGGTAGAGCCCAT GGGCTAGAGGAGGCGAGGACCCGGCTTGGTGTCTCTGAGCAGGATCCAGACGAGCCTGAGCTGAGCATGCCAGAGCCAGCGCCACTCGGCGGGGACAAGAAAGCAGCGGAGAAGAAGCGGGTGGAGAAGGTGGGAGCCAAAGGCAGCACTTCATCACCTCCAG TCCCCAAGAGCCTCCCCGTGCAGAGGAAGGTGGAGCCCCCCAGCCTGGACCCCGCGGAGGAGCCGCTCCTCTGGGAAGGGCTCACCCTCAACAAGTGCATCCTGGTGGCTTCCGTCGTCGCCCTGCTCAGCGTCACCTTCCAGGTGCTCCAAG cgCCGTGCTCCAGGGAGGGAATCAGCCGCGGCAGGCAGgaccctccaccacctccccttcACG aggTGGTCAGCACCAAGGAGGAGGTCCAAGAAGTGGTGACTGCGCAGCCTccccagctggagagcagcatggTCGAGGCCGATGATGGTGACGATGACGGGGGCGATGATGGTGAAGATGACGACGAGGCTGACAGCAACCTG GCAGAGCCCTGGATCTTCAAGAAGTGGTTTGGCCGCTCGGCACCGAAGCAtaaggatgaggatgaggatgagaatgaggatgaggatgatgataAAGAGCCTGTGGATGTCCCCGAGGTGCCACCAGTTGTGATGGAAGTGAAGAAGAGCCGGGagaagaagctggagaagaaggaggagaaggtggagaaggaggagaaggccCGGGAGGGTCGTGCCGCCCAGGCAGAGCGGAGCAGCCGGAGGGAAGCACGAGCCAAGGACAGGCCCCAGGGGGAgaagcccagcagagcccccagagccccccgggagccggagcagcagccccagaggaagcggggccgggaggggaaggagagccGGCGGGAGCGGGATGAGCCcaggaaggaggggtggaaggGCCGTCCTGGCAGGACCGACGGCGGCAGAGAGAGCCCGAAGCGGGACTGGCGGCAGCAGAAGGGCAAGAAGCCCTGGGAGCCGGTGGccagcccagggaaggaaggcACCACCAGGTCCAGGGAGGGCAAGAGGCGCGACTGA